A genomic stretch from Xenopus laevis strain J_2021 chromosome 6S, Xenopus_laevis_v10.1, whole genome shotgun sequence includes:
- the naprt.S gene encoding nicotinate phosphoribosyltransferase: MPVSNMALPLLTDLYQFTMAYGYWRGGRHRERAEFELFFREAPFGGEFALFLGLGECVRFLRDFRFSPEDIAFLRTCMPGSPEEGFFQYLSTVNAAEVTVSSFPEGSVVFAREPLMKVRGPLLVVQLLETTLLCLVNYASLVGTNASRFRLAAGPDKKLVEMGLRRAQGPDGGLSASKYCYMGGFDSTSNVLAGKLYSIPVAGTVAHSYVASFSSLEDVRHRFLRPLNGDDNREDFVELSKRCVVEVCELLRVPKEQTNKGELAAFISYAMAFPQNFLVVLDTYSVMRSGVPNFCAVARALHHYGYQAVGVRLDSGNLARQSVEIREIFQKCAESFAIPRFKELTIAVSNNISENSLRLLCREKNEINVIGVGTHLVTCPQQPSLGCVYKLVQVNESPCMKLSEDTEKTTIPGSKAIYRLYDHDHHPILDLLACEDESPPETGIELECHKLGSSGETERVTPMKAELMHSISFDGKEKDDKILSDIMQIRDHAQKSVTNLSPEHRNFDKPKPYRVAVTEKLHALLTQLRGTSPLQ, encoded by the exons ATGCCAGTGAGTAACATGGCGCTGCCGCTGCTGACAGACCTCTACCAGTTCACTATGGCTTACGGCTACTGGCGAGGCGGGAGACACCGGGAGCGGGCGGAGTTCGAGCTGTTTTTCCGGGAGGCTCCGTTCGGAGGCGAATTCGCCCTGTTCCTCGGGCTCGGGGAGTGTGTGAGATTCTTGCGCGACTTTCGCTTCTCTCCTGAGG ATATAGCCTTCCTGAGGACCTGCATGCCCGGCAGCCCCGAGGAGGGTTTCTTTCAGTACCTCAGTACAGTGAATGCTGCAGAAGTCACAGTGTCGTCCTTCCCAGAGGGCTCGGTAGTGTTTGCCAGA GAACCATTGATGAAGGTGAGAGGTCCCCTGCTTGTGGTGCAGCTCTTGGAAACCACATTGCTCTGCTTGGTGAACTATGCCAG CCTTGTTGGTACTAATGCATCACGGTTCCGCCTGGCTGCTGGTCCTGACAAAAAGCTGGTGGAAATGGGACTGAGGAGGGCACAAGGACCTGACGGAGGCCTTTCCGCTTCCAAATACTGCTACATGGGTG GGTTTGACTCTACCAGCAACGTCCTGGCTGGCAAGCTCTACAGCATTCCAGTGGCTGGCACGGTAGCCCACTCCTATGTGGCATCCTTTTCCTCTCTGGAAGACGTGAGGCACAGG TTTCTGAGACCTCTGAATGGAGATGACAATAGGGAGGACTTTGTGGAACTTTCAAAGAGATGTGTGGTGGAGGTATGCGAGCTTCTGCGGGTTCCCAAAGAACAGACCAACAAAGGGGAGCTGGCGGCATTTATTTCCTATGCCATGGCATTCCCACAGAACTTCCTGGTGGTGTTGGACACCTACAGTGTTATGAG GAGCGGAGTCCCCAACTTCTGTGCAGTAGCCCGAGCCTTACACCATTATGGCTACCAGGCAGTGGGGGTGCGGCTGGATAGTGGCAATCTGGCCCGGCAGTCGGTGGAGATCCGGGAGATATTCCAGAAGTGCGCCGAGAG CTTTGCCATTCCAAGATTTAAAGAGTTAACCATCGCTGTCAGCAACAATATCAGTGAGAACAGCCTGAGGCTTCTGTGCAGAGAG aaaaatgaaattaatgtGATTGGTGTGGGCACCCACCTGGTAACATGCCCCCAACAGCCGTCCCTGGGTTGTGTTTATAAG CTGGTGCAAGTGAACGAGAGCCCGTGTATGAAGCTGAGTGAGGATACGGAGAAGACCACTATCCCCGGGAGCAAAGCCATTTACCGACTGTATGATCATGACC ATCACCCAATCTTGGATCTTTTGGCGTGTGAGGATGAATCACCCCCTGAGACTGGAATAGAACTGGAATGTCATAAATTGGGGAGCAGTGGAGAAACTGAGCGAGTCACGCCAATGAAAGCAGAGCTGATGCACAGCATTAGTTTTGATGGAAAG GAAAAGGATGACAAAATTCTTTCAGACATAATGCAAATCCGGGATCATGCCCAGAAATCTGTAACTAACCTCAGCCCAGAACATCGTAATTTTGACAAGCCAAAGCCTTACAGG GTTGCAGTGACAGAGAAGCTACACGCCTTATTAACACAGCTTAGAGGAACGAGCCCCTTGCAGTGA
- the exosc4.S gene encoding exosome component 4 S homeolog yields MAGMELLSDQGYRVDGRKAGELRKIRARMGVFAQADGSAYIEQGNTKALAVVYGPHEIRGSRSKMLHDRCVINCQYSMATFSTGERKRRPHGDRKSSEMTLHLKQTFEAAILTQLYPRSQIDIYVQILQADGGNYCTCVNAATLAVIDAGIPMRDYVCACSAGFIEDTPLADLSYVEEATGGPQLALALLPKSDQIALLEMNSRLHEDHLERVMEAVSKACKDVYTVLDQVVREHAQEVTTLLGDTTTA; encoded by the exons ATGGCGGGGATGGAGCTGCTGTCGGATCAGGGATACCGGGTGGATGGCAGGAAGGCCGGGGAGCTGCGCAAGATACGGGCGAGGATGGGAGTGTTCGCTCAGGCCGACGGCTCGGCTTATATAGAGCAGGGGAACACCAAGGCCCTGGCTGTTGTCTATGGGCCCCATGAG ATCCGCGGCTCCCGCAGTAAAATGCTCCACGACCGCTGTGTGATCAACTGTCAGTACAGTATGGCGACATTCAGCACCGGCGAGAGGAAGCGGCGACCCCATGGAGACCGCAAGTCCAGCGAGATGACCCTGCACCTCAAACAGACATTCGAAGCCGCCATCCTCACTCAACTCTACCCGCGCTCTCAGATAGACATCTACGTGCAG ATCCTGCAGGCAGATGGGGGTAATTACTGCACGTGTGTGAATGCTGCGACCCTGGCAGTGATTGACGCTGGCATTCCCATGCGCGACTATGTTTGCGCCTGCTCGGCGGGATTCATTGAGGACACGCCTCTTGCGGATCTCAGTTATGTGGAAGAAGCCACTGGAGGGCCACAACTCGCCCTGGCCCTCCTGCCAAAGTCAGATCAGATTGCCTTGCTGGAGATGAACTCGCGGCTGCACGAGGATCACCTGGAGAGAGTGATGGAGGCTGTGAGTAAGGCTTGCAaggatgtatatactgtactggaTCAGGTAGTGAGGGAACACGCACAGGAGGTCACCACTCTGCTGGGAGACACAACTACAGCTTGA
- the LOC108695473 gene encoding E3 ubiquitin/ISG15 ligase TRIM25, whose protein sequence is MATASVRVEVTCTICLSIYTEPVTLTCGHNFCQGCINKTWDWQEGVEEKPSCPECRERFKRRPELIKNLRLRNIAEHFLSEQPKQEKTGIYCTYCDSSVPAAKYCVLCKASLCDNHVQLHSSAEEHVLTEPPVYPAKHKCSVHNKLLEYHCCEEGACICASCCLVGVHQGHRVESLSEASEKEKEKLKHFLEYLIPMKEDTETRLLELKNCRDLVQKKVAGEREQVTDLFRCIQQWLEALEEQILEEISRQEEQYSLPFSNLIQELEIKKEQLSQKIHHFEELCNMDNPLSVLQGRESEEAEDVERDESGAWFTPAVPDLDKYFLKEKLNTGLNDIVRGAKQRWDYGQKVTDLEMDINTAGPNVALSDNRKSATDWKGDQDHPENPQRFEKNRVLSTKGFMSGRHYWDVEGSYLGKWCVGVAYPSMENGGVRSLIGFNDKSWGLYKVDRNFLMGLFRGPRYVLLHNNREYDLPDITSCGGIRISLDYKAGLLSFYELKDPIRHLFTFSTSFTEPLHAAFWLESSWVKIIS, encoded by the coding sequence ATGGCGACTGCTAGTGTTAGAGTCGAGGTGACGTGCAccatctgcctgagcatttaCACCGAGCCCGTAACTCTGACGTGTGGCCACAACTTCTGCCAGGGCTGCATTAACAAAACCTGGGACTGGCAGGAAGGTGTGGAGGAAAAGCCCTCCTGCCCCGAATGTAGAGAGAGATTCAAGAGACGTCCGGAACTAATAAAGAACTTGCGTCTGCGGAACATTGCAGAACATTTTCTTTCTGAGCAGCCAAAGCAAGAAAAGACTGGCATCTACTGCACCTACTGTGATTCCTCTGTGCCCGCTGCCAAGTACTGTGTGCTGTGCAAGGCTTCTCTATGTGACAATCACGTGCAGCTGCACAGCAGTGCAGAGGAACACGTATTAACGGAACCCCCTGTCTACCCAgcaaaacacaaatgctctgtacacaACAAGCTGCTGGAGTACCACTGCTGTGAGGAAGGTGCCTGTATCTGTGCCTCCTGCTGCCTGGTTGGGGTGCACCAGGGCCACAGGGTGGAGTCACTGAGCGAGGCCTCTGAGAAGGAGAAAGAGAAACTTAAACATTTTCTGGAATATCTGATCCCTATGAAAGAGGACACTGAGACAAGACTCTTGGAACTGAAGAACTGCAGAGACCTGGTCCAGAAGAAAGTGGCTGGAGAGCGTGAGCAAGTCACTGACCTGTTTAGGTGCATCCAGCAATGGCTAGAAGCCCTAGAGGAGCAAATCCTGGAGGAGATCTCCAGACAAGAAGAGCAATATTCCCTTCCATTCTCCAATCTTATCCAGGaactggaaataaagaaggagcAGCTGTCCCAGAAGATCCATCACTTTGAAGAGCTGTGCAACATGGACAATCCGTTGTCTGTCCTACAGGGGAGGGAGTCGGAAGAGGCAGAGGATGTTGAGAGGGATGAGAGTGGTGCTTGGTTCACACCTGCAGTGCCAGATTTAGacaaatattttctaaaagaGAAATTGAACACAGGATTGAATGATATTGTGAGGGGGGCAAAACAACGGTGGGATTATGGGCAAAAGGTGACAGACCTGGAAATGGACATAAACACTGCCGGCCCTAATGTGGCTTTATCAGACAACCGGAAATCTGCCACAGACTGGAAAGGTGACCAAGATCATCCTGAAAACCCCCAGAGATTTGAGAAGAATCGGGTCCTGAGCACCAAGGGCTTCATGTCGGGGCGCCACTACTGGGACGTGGAGGGCAGTTATTTGGGTAAATGGTGTGTAGGGGTAGCCTATCCAAGCATGGAGAATGGAGGAGTTAGGTCCCTCATTGGGTTTAATGATAAGTCCTGGGGTTTGTACAAGGTGGATAGGAATTTCTTGATGGGTCTTTTTCGAGGGCCTCGTTATGTACTCTTACATAACAACAGAGAATATGACTTGCCTGACATTACATCCTGCGGGGGAATCAGGATCTCACTGGACTACAAGGCTGGACTTCTGTCCTTCTATGAACTGAAAGACCCTATAAGGCATCTGTTCACCTTCTCTACCTCCTTTACTGAGCCCCTCCATGCTGCATTCTGGCTTGAGTCTAGTTGGGTGAAAATCATTAGCTAA